From a single Nostoc sp. MS1 genomic region:
- a CDS encoding response regulator — protein MAIKTILLIDDEPTIRELVQICLYDLVGWNIVTAPSAQAGLKKLEIVHPDLILLDVLMPGMDITSFLYRLHDNHSLRTIPVILLSVIADCFTSQQLQHLGVVGAIAKPFNPLTLADQINHVVGWTLQPEYQLSS, from the coding sequence ATGGCAATCAAGACTATATTATTGATTGATGATGAACCGACTATTCGAGAACTTGTACAAATTTGTCTATATGATTTGGTCGGCTGGAATATTGTCACTGCTCCTTCTGCCCAAGCTGGGCTGAAAAAGTTAGAGATAGTACATCCTGACTTAATATTGTTAGATGTTCTTATGCCTGGTATGGATATTACCTCATTTCTGTACAGGCTGCATGACAATCATTCTTTGAGAACTATCCCTGTTATTCTGTTAAGTGTGATAGCAGATTGCTTTACCTCACAACAACTTCAACATTTAGGAGTGGTTGGGGCAATTGCTAAACCCTTTAATCCCTTAACCTTAGCTGATCAGATCAATCACGTTGTAGGGTGGACTTTACAGCCTGAGTATCAGCTTAGTTCTTGA
- a CDS encoding family 3 adenylate cyclase has translation MTNKFTTEQYNPALFDITQDIIGSLPLTLIQKWLLSEQTQQATLELLEPYKVRGYSISSDSAGLTKLTKQKGLLEILAIINQPKEIVYSVGTAIGGEGVGIWAADNTQMFYPASVKPETVLSALLTIQREISQRCQIKIGIGAHYGEFYYINGGLYGLEADAIEEIAENDTEGGEIAISQGFYELLPTNHNFSITQKGEAVTEIGKLFRVVDGPSLAEKPPLNTQYPIPYSKEFYADLLAYGNRLSDAEFGKQLGDKYLQNKIVVLIERQTEEAESHEIGMFTNLALSAELKDTGLQLLQKYSGVEVKVVGSIGIYVFDEADTALQFAQAFRQELTAQNIASRTGIDTGSILLFDLAAGGKDIAGNPVNVASKMAQDKGELGKLYLSSTMKTLVDVSQFKEITYTVSGVEITIYEA, from the coding sequence ATGACTAACAAATTTACAACAGAGCAATATAATCCAGCCTTATTTGACATTACCCAAGATATTATCGGTAGCTTACCACTCACACTAATTCAAAAGTGGCTACTGAGTGAGCAAACCCAACAAGCAACATTAGAATTATTAGAACCTTATAAAGTTAGAGGTTACAGCATATCTTCCGATTCTGCTGGTCTAACTAAGCTAACTAAACAAAAAGGCTTATTAGAAATTTTGGCAATTATCAATCAACCAAAAGAAATTGTATATAGTGTTGGTACTGCGATTGGTGGAGAAGGTGTTGGTATCTGGGCTGCTGACAATACTCAAATGTTTTACCCAGCATCAGTGAAGCCTGAGACTGTTCTGTCTGCGCTATTAACAATCCAACGCGAAATCAGCCAACGTTGTCAAATAAAAATCGGTATTGGCGCGCATTATGGAGAATTTTACTATATTAATGGTGGTTTGTATGGTTTAGAAGCTGACGCGATCGAAGAAATTGCTGAGAACGACACTGAAGGTGGTGAGATAGCAATTAGTCAAGGCTTCTATGAACTCTTACCAACTAACCACAATTTTAGTATTACTCAAAAAGGCGAGGCTGTAACCGAAATAGGTAAGCTTTTCCGAGTTGTAGACGGGCCAAGTCTAGCAGAAAAACCACCTTTAAACACCCAATATCCAATTCCTTATTCTAAAGAGTTTTATGCAGACTTATTAGCATACGGAAATCGCCTGAGTGATGCCGAGTTTGGCAAGCAGTTAGGTGATAAATATTTGCAGAACAAAATAGTTGTCCTCATTGAGAGACAAACTGAAGAAGCCGAATCTCATGAAATTGGGATGTTTACTAACCTGGCTCTTTCAGCCGAACTCAAAGATACCGGATTACAACTTTTGCAAAAATATAGTGGTGTGGAAGTTAAGGTTGTTGGTTCTATCGGTATTTATGTTTTTGATGAAGCTGATACTGCACTCCAATTTGCTCAAGCATTCCGTCAGGAACTAACTGCACAAAATATCGCTTCTCGTACAGGTATTGACACTGGTTCCATCTTACTTTTTGACTTAGCTGCGGGTGGTAAAGACATTGCTGGTAATCCAGTTAATGTTGCGTCTAAAATGGCTCAAGATAAAGGTGAGCTTGGCAAATTATATTTGAGTTCCACGATGAAAACATTGGTAGATGTAAGCCAATTCAAAGAGATTACCTATACAGTTTCTGGAGTAGAAATTACTATTTATGAAGCGTAA
- a CDS encoding PAS domain S-box protein: protein MVIYLVKTPHFVGGQLTTQNLEAEDAQVWLSNIVRVRPANNKKLRVSLRIVLTVPFVLLIGGTTGLVSYVSWQNSQRSVNSLAYQLMSEMSDRIHLYLSNYLKTPHLINRLNVQASRLKQIDITNPQSLEPYFFEQIQQFGSKRIHFINPQGGLVGAGNDERGLTVSFTKNFVKGELYIYRVDSQRKRQQLLVNEPNYDGTQRPFYQKAVSTGKPTWTPIYLYVPASRGLGIAAAYPVYNQKKQLLGVFASDIDLFTISRFLRKLQIGTHGKVFIMERSGLMVAASTPEPPFMKDAQGILNQRLMVREIKEPLIRHAGEYLLTRGNLNQIQTIQKLKFEIDGKKQYLLVIPYSDKLGLDWLVVTVVPKSDFTAEIVANTHLTLICSLAALTVAIALGLFLTEFIARPIQKLGQTSLALAEGEWHQPIEQDSPIAEFQVLGHSLNWMSQQLRQSYESVKVALQQSEERFTKVFRTCPEAMGIFTLNGQCIDVNEAFINLYGCSREEVIGQTVTQFQYWLNLDNRQSYLQDLLSGKQVRNQEFAVRDKAGKTLTVLISADIIELQGQPHIIAVTKNISNRKLAELELRQQKDLRESIYNESADALFLVDTQTLLITDCNLRAVELFEADSKCELIGIAGHTLQLRQFIPEELADIREQIEQKGVWNAEIQYLTRKGNLFWGNLAAKEVAIANQAIHLVRVTDITERKRTEAALRHSEARFQTIAAASPAQIYILTYYPDTYEMRYEYISSGVREIQELEPQQVIANPLLTYEQVHPDDLDLYNQLTTQSLKALEPFAHEWRIITPSGKTKWVRANSRPEPRPNGEIAWYGVLLDITDLKQAEAALRESEERFRHAFYDAPIGMALLGLNQQWLQINPMLRELLGYSRLEIFHLQIFEIIHPEDLTQLEESIRQVLNNENTRAQVQLRYVCNGGRIAWGLTSLSLVRDLHNQPLYYVLQIQDITEQQAIEQMKNEFISIVSHELRTPLTAIQGFLTLLNTGIYNNRPEKAKWMIEQALTNSDRLVRLVNDILDLERLSSGRVELVKEVCKATDLIQKSVEGVQSIALAAAITISITPTKACVWASPDLIIQTLTNLLSNAIKFSPRDSVITVSAQPQSGSVLFAVKDQGRGIPADKLETIFERFGQVDISDARAKGGTGLGLAICQNIIQQHDGSIWAESTLGKGSTFYFTLPIVISH, encoded by the coding sequence ATGGTGATTTACTTGGTAAAAACCCCGCATTTTGTGGGTGGTCAACTCACTACTCAAAATTTAGAAGCGGAGGATGCGCAGGTGTGGCTCTCCAATATAGTTAGGGTAAGGCCAGCTAACAATAAAAAGTTGAGAGTTTCCTTAAGAATTGTTCTCACTGTTCCCTTTGTGTTGTTAATCGGGGGAACAACTGGTTTAGTCAGCTATGTATCATGGCAAAATTCTCAACGTTCAGTTAATAGCTTGGCTTATCAGTTAATGAGCGAAATGAGCGATCGCATTCATTTATATTTAAGTAACTATTTAAAGACTCCACATTTAATTAATCGTCTCAATGTTCAAGCCAGCCGACTTAAACAGATAGATATTACCAATCCTCAAAGTCTAGAACCTTACTTTTTTGAGCAAATTCAACAATTTGGTTCCAAGAGAATCCATTTTATCAATCCCCAAGGTGGACTTGTGGGAGCCGGCAATGATGAACGGGGTTTGACGGTTTCTTTTACCAAAAATTTTGTTAAAGGCGAGCTTTATATATATAGAGTAGATAGTCAAAGGAAACGGCAACAGTTATTAGTTAATGAGCCTAACTATGATGGCACTCAAAGACCTTTTTATCAAAAGGCAGTCTCTACAGGTAAACCAACCTGGACACCAATTTATTTATATGTGCCAGCTTCTAGAGGTTTAGGAATTGCCGCCGCCTACCCTGTTTATAATCAGAAAAAACAACTTCTAGGGGTTTTCGCCAGCGATATAGACCTTTTTACTATTAGTAGATTTCTGAGGAAATTGCAGATAGGCACTCACGGAAAAGTATTTATTATGGAGCGTTCAGGATTAATGGTTGCTGCTTCCACCCCTGAACCACCTTTTATGAAGGATGCTCAAGGGATACTGAACCAACGCCTCATGGTGAGAGAAATTAAAGAACCCTTGATTCGTCATGCTGGCGAGTATCTACTTACGCGGGGAAACTTAAATCAAATTCAGACTATACAAAAGCTGAAGTTTGAGATAGACGGTAAAAAACAATACTTACTCGTCATTCCCTACAGTGATAAATTGGGGCTGGACTGGTTGGTTGTGACAGTTGTCCCAAAATCAGATTTTACCGCAGAAATCGTAGCTAATACACACCTGACCTTGATTTGTAGTCTTGCAGCTTTAACTGTGGCGATCGCTTTAGGGTTATTCCTCACCGAATTTATTGCCAGACCTATACAGAAATTAGGTCAAACTAGCTTGGCATTAGCTGAGGGAGAATGGCATCAGCCGATTGAACAAGATAGCCCCATTGCTGAGTTTCAAGTCCTGGGACACTCGTTAAATTGGATGTCCCAGCAATTGAGACAGTCTTACGAGTCTGTGAAAGTTGCTCTGCAACAGTCAGAAGAACGCTTTACAAAAGTATTCCGTACCTGTCCCGAAGCAATGGGTATTTTCACCCTCAATGGGCAATGTATAGATGTCAATGAAGCTTTTATTAATTTGTATGGTTGTTCTAGGGAAGAAGTCATTGGTCAAACAGTGACACAGTTTCAATATTGGCTCAATTTAGATAATAGGCAAAGTTACCTTCAAGATTTACTCTCCGGTAAACAAGTTCGTAACCAAGAATTTGCTGTCCGTGATAAGGCTGGTAAAACTCTCACAGTCCTAATTTCCGCCGATATTATCGAACTACAGGGACAACCACACATCATTGCAGTTACGAAAAATATTAGTAATCGCAAATTGGCAGAATTAGAACTGCGCCAACAAAAAGACTTGCGGGAAAGTATTTATAATGAATCTGCCGATGCTTTATTCTTGGTAGATACCCAAACACTGTTAATTACTGACTGTAATCTTCGAGCAGTAGAACTCTTTGAGGCAGACAGTAAATGTGAACTAATTGGTATTGCCGGACACACGCTACAACTACGGCAATTTATACCAGAAGAACTAGCAGACATTAGGGAGCAAATAGAGCAGAAAGGGGTCTGGAACGCCGAAATTCAGTATCTCACACGTAAAGGAAATTTATTTTGGGGCAACCTCGCTGCCAAAGAAGTAGCGATCGCCAACCAAGCCATTCATTTAGTACGGGTGACAGATATTACCGAACGTAAGCGCACCGAAGCCGCCTTACGACATAGCGAAGCCCGCTTTCAAACAATAGCAGCCGCTTCACCCGCACAAATTTACATCCTCACCTATTATCCTGATACCTATGAAATGCGTTATGAATATATCAGTTCAGGTGTGCGAGAAATTCAGGAATTAGAACCTCAACAAGTGATCGCAAATCCCCTACTCACCTATGAGCAAGTCCATCCTGATGATCTTGATCTTTATAATCAACTAACTACGCAAAGTCTCAAAGCCTTAGAACCCTTTGCTCACGAATGGCGAATTATTACTCCCTCTGGCAAAACGAAGTGGGTACGCGCCAACTCCCGCCCAGAACCCCGTCCTAATGGAGAAATTGCGTGGTATGGAGTACTACTAGATATTACTGACCTTAAACAAGCCGAAGCCGCATTGCGTGAGAGTGAAGAGCGGTTTCGTCATGCGTTCTATGATGCTCCCATTGGTATGGCGCTGTTGGGATTGAATCAACAATGGTTACAAATCAATCCCATGCTGCGGGAATTGCTGGGCTACTCTAGGTTAGAAATTTTTCACCTCCAGATATTTGAAATTATTCACCCAGAAGACCTGACTCAATTGGAGGAAAGTATTAGGCAGGTATTGAACAATGAGAATACCCGTGCGCAAGTGCAGTTGCGTTATGTGTGTAATGGCGGACGTATTGCTTGGGGATTAACCAGCCTATCGCTAGTAAGAGATTTGCACAATCAACCCCTCTACTATGTCCTTCAGATTCAAGATATTACCGAACAGCAAGCTATCGAGCAGATGAAAAACGAGTTCATTTCCATTGTCAGCCATGAGCTGCGTACCCCACTCACAGCCATTCAAGGATTCTTAACCCTGCTGAATACTGGAATTTACAACAACAGACCAGAAAAAGCTAAATGGATGATAGAGCAAGCCTTAACAAATAGCGATCGCCTCGTGCGGTTGGTAAATGATATTTTAGACTTGGAGCGCCTATCTTCTGGGCGAGTTGAGCTTGTCAAGGAAGTCTGCAAGGCCACAGATTTAATCCAAAAATCCGTAGAGGGAGTACAATCAATCGCCCTAGCAGCCGCCATCACAATTTCTATCACACCTACCAAAGCTTGCGTCTGGGCATCCCCTGACTTAATTATCCAAACCCTCACCAACTTATTGAGCAACGCCATCAAATTTTCCCCCCGTGACTCAGTGATTACTGTCTCAGCTCAACCCCAGTCAGGTTCAGTACTTTTTGCCGTCAAAGACCAAGGTAGAGGTATTCCCGCCGACAAACTAGAAACAATCTTTGAACGTTTTGGGCAAGTAGACATCTCAGATGCCCGTGCTAAAGGCGGAACCGGGCTAGGCTTGGCAATTTGTCAAAACATTATTCAACAGCATGATGGTAGTATTTGGGCAGAAAGCACCCTTGGTAAAGGCAGTACATTTTACTTCACCTTGCCAATAGTCATTAGTCATTAG
- a CDS encoding AAA-like domain-containing protein: protein MKLQQNKTKRRRGVVLTPVGLQRLQEAIVSWEILYNRGARLTLEQLSRQINVSTKTLSRLWSLNASVDHKTLKLCFAAFNLEVYEDDYTVLTEEHETELLDFPLEDLSSQTNNLNRLFTQAVEHHYSYPDGAVPLDSPFYIERPPIEELVYREVTQPGCVIRIRAPRQMGKSSLVLRLLAFANSQNYRTVNIKCNQVDDQCLTNLNKLLRCICWQIATQLNIEPSLDDNWDEEIGCKLSCSLYLQNYILKQCENPILLVLSDVDRFFEYPHIANDFFALLRSWCEEARQNYTWQKLRLVLAYSTEQYIPLDINHSPFNIGLPIRLHEFTQKQVEDLARRYQLKWIPGKESTRLMSVVGGHPGLIQLALYYLSYGTITLAELTQDAIANGGIYRHHLQQHWLKLQANPHLVRVYSKLVTNSSSATLNPMDTYKLESIGLIGFEGDRIVPRCELYRAYFAKQLSTITLQHSSIQEI from the coding sequence ATGAAACTACAGCAAAATAAAACGAAAAGAAGACGAGGAGTAGTACTAACTCCTGTAGGGCTACAAAGATTACAAGAAGCAATTGTATCTTGGGAAATTTTATATAATAGAGGCGCTCGCTTAACTCTAGAACAACTTAGTCGACAAATAAATGTCTCTACTAAAACGTTGAGCCGATTGTGGTCTTTAAATGCCAGCGTAGACCACAAAACTTTAAAGTTGTGCTTTGCTGCTTTTAACTTAGAAGTGTATGAAGATGATTACACAGTTTTGACTGAAGAACATGAAACAGAACTACTTGATTTTCCCTTAGAGGACTTATCAAGTCAAACAAATAATCTAAATAGATTATTTACTCAAGCAGTAGAACATCATTATTCATATCCAGATGGGGCTGTACCTTTGGATTCACCTTTTTATATTGAGCGTCCACCAATAGAAGAATTAGTATATCGAGAAGTCACTCAACCTGGCTGTGTCATTAGGATTCGCGCCCCCAGGCAAATGGGTAAATCATCTTTGGTATTGCGTTTATTAGCCTTTGCCAATTCCCAAAATTATCGCACAGTTAATATCAAGTGTAATCAGGTTGATGACCAATGTTTGACTAACTTAAATAAGCTATTACGTTGTATTTGTTGGCAAATTGCTACACAGTTAAATATTGAACCTAGTCTTGATGATAATTGGGATGAGGAAATTGGTTGTAAATTGAGTTGTAGTTTGTATCTACAAAACTATATTCTCAAACAATGTGAAAATCCTATACTTTTAGTTTTGAGCGATGTTGATCGCTTTTTTGAGTATCCTCACATTGCTAATGATTTTTTTGCTCTATTACGTTCTTGGTGCGAGGAAGCAAGACAAAATTACACTTGGCAAAAACTCAGACTAGTCCTAGCTTATTCTACGGAGCAGTATATTCCTTTAGATATTAACCACTCACCATTTAATATTGGATTACCTATCCGCCTGCATGAGTTTACCCAGAAACAGGTAGAAGATTTAGCTAGGCGATATCAGCTTAAGTGGATACCTGGTAAAGAATCAACTCGGTTAATGTCTGTAGTTGGTGGTCATCCAGGACTTATACAACTGGCTTTATATTATCTCAGTTACGGCACTATAACTTTAGCAGAATTGACTCAAGACGCGATCGCCAATGGAGGCATCTATCGCCATCACCTACAACAGCATTGGCTCAAGTTACAAGCTAATCCTCATTTAGTCAGAGTGTATAGTAAGCTTGTGACTAACTCAAGCAGTGCTACTCTTAACCCTATGGATACGTATAAGCTGGAAAGTATAGGGTTAATTGGTTTTGAAGGCGATCGCATTGTACCCCGTTGTGAACTCTACCGCGCTTATTTTGCCAAACAATTATCTACAATTACGTTACAACATTCATCAATCCAAGAGATTTAA
- a CDS encoding response regulator, whose protein sequence is MKILLVEDDVSTATILSEVLTAEYYTVELATDGQNGLTLATLSDFDLILLDLLIPKVDGINLCRQLRAQGIQKPILLLTAKDQSADIVRGLDAGADDYVTKPYDISELLARIRALLRRGTSQLAPSLLSWGNLCVNTVSAEVTYERQPISLSPKEYSLLGLFLRNPQRVFSRSDIIDRLWSLDATPTEGAVTNLIKDLRHKLKTVGMSAELLETVYGLGYRLKTPPQTQDSKQTQAKRQTAIAGINKTIERYKDTFAQRLTLLEQAEQSLRAGKLPPKLQQQAEKESHKLAGTLGSFGYETGSKLARKIEHLLIGDRNLTSKDAVQLSLLLSQLKEAISQPPAPLTLQSFEPMQLPLVLAINDESFSNQLKTQAANWGIRLEVVTNWESVPQNQTPQVILFNLSGQSSQKTLKYLDTLKKQFPNTPLIVIADEDNLTQRVAVARLGIQAFLSKPTTSEVFRAITQALPQSLVSQAKVMIIDDDPLMLEILSNLLQPWGMMVKTLQNPQKFWETLLTTNPDLLIIDLELPTYSGIDLCRVVRQDPRWGNLPILVVTAHTDIKFIQQVFAAGADDFIGKPIVEPELITRVISRINRSLLQHSVLGVQC, encoded by the coding sequence GTGAAAATTTTACTGGTAGAAGACGATGTATCAACGGCGACTATACTAAGTGAGGTTCTCACGGCAGAGTATTATACAGTTGAACTGGCAACAGATGGTCAAAATGGGCTAACACTGGCGACCTTATCAGACTTTGACTTGATACTTTTGGATCTGCTAATTCCTAAAGTTGATGGAATTAACCTTTGTCGCCAACTCCGCGCTCAAGGTATTCAAAAGCCGATTCTTTTACTGACTGCTAAAGACCAGAGTGCTGATATAGTCAGAGGATTAGATGCTGGTGCAGATGATTATGTTACCAAGCCTTATGATATCTCAGAACTGCTAGCCAGGATACGAGCATTACTACGTCGAGGTACAAGCCAGCTAGCACCTAGCTTGTTAAGTTGGGGGAATTTGTGTGTTAATACAGTGTCCGCAGAAGTTACTTATGAAAGACAACCGATATCCTTAAGCCCTAAAGAGTATAGCTTACTAGGGCTGTTTTTACGTAATCCCCAACGTGTTTTTAGTCGGAGTGATATTATCGATCGCCTATGGTCACTTGATGCTACACCAACAGAAGGAGCAGTGACCAATTTAATTAAAGATTTGCGCCACAAGCTCAAGACTGTAGGGATGTCTGCTGAATTACTAGAAACAGTTTATGGCTTGGGCTATCGCTTAAAAACTCCACCCCAGACTCAGGATAGTAAACAAACTCAAGCAAAACGACAAACAGCAATTGCCGGTATCAATAAAACTATAGAACGTTACAAAGATACCTTTGCTCAACGTTTAACTTTATTAGAACAAGCCGAACAAAGCTTACGTGCAGGAAAATTACCACCCAAACTACAGCAGCAAGCGGAGAAAGAATCACACAAACTAGCAGGAACGCTAGGGTCATTTGGCTACGAAACAGGCTCAAAATTAGCTCGAAAAATTGAGCATTTACTCATTGGGGATAGAAACTTAACATCAAAAGATGCTGTGCAACTATCGCTGCTACTTAGTCAACTAAAAGAAGCTATCAGCCAACCGCCAGCACCCTTAACTTTGCAAAGCTTTGAGCCAATGCAACTGCCTTTGGTGCTAGCTATCAATGATGAATCCTTTAGTAACCAACTGAAAACCCAAGCTGCAAATTGGGGAATAAGGCTGGAAGTAGTCACCAATTGGGAAAGTGTCCCACAAAATCAGACTCCCCAAGTGATTTTATTCAACCTAAGTGGTCAATCTAGCCAAAAAACCTTAAAATATTTGGATACACTGAAAAAGCAGTTTCCTAATACGCCACTCATCGTCATAGCAGACGAGGACAATCTCACACAACGAGTGGCTGTTGCTCGTTTGGGTATCCAGGCATTTCTGAGCAAGCCTACTACTAGTGAAGTATTTAGGGCAATTACTCAAGCCTTACCTCAATCCTTGGTTAGTCAAGCCAAGGTGATGATTATAGATGATGATCCCCTGATGCTAGAGATATTGAGTAATCTGCTGCAACCTTGGGGAATGATGGTTAAGACCTTGCAAAACCCTCAAAAATTTTGGGAGACACTGCTTACTACCAATCCTGACCTGTTAATAATTGATTTAGAACTGCCTACATATAGCGGTATTGACTTATGCCGTGTAGTCAGACAAGATCCTCGTTGGGGTAATTTACCAATTTTGGTGGTTACTGCCCATACAGATATAAAATTTATACAACAGGTCTTTGCCGCAGGGGCCGATGATTTTATTGGCAAGCCTATAGTTGAGCCTGAGTTAATAACTCGTGTGATCAGCCGCATTAATCGTTCTCTTTTACAGCACTCAGTGTTGGGCGTTCAGTGTTGA
- a CDS encoding response regulator, translating to MNKRILVIDDEESLRDLASTCLEDLGGWEAIIVQSGQEGLLKAQEYFIDVILLDVSMPDMDGFQVYEKIKANPKTQAIPIILLTAKVLPDDYKRFAQLDIAGIITKPFNPLLICEQIAQMVGWS from the coding sequence ATGAACAAACGCATCCTTGTAATTGATGATGAAGAATCACTCCGAGACCTTGCCAGCACTTGTTTAGAAGATTTGGGAGGCTGGGAGGCAATTATCGTCCAATCTGGTCAGGAAGGACTTTTGAAAGCCCAAGAGTATTTTATCGATGTAATTCTCCTTGATGTCTCAATGCCTGACATGGATGGCTTTCAAGTTTACGAAAAAATCAAAGCTAACCCCAAAACTCAAGCCATCCCAATAATTTTGCTTACGGCTAAAGTATTACCAGACGATTACAAACGCTTTGCACAGTTAGATATAGCCGGCATCATCACTAAACCATTCAACCCACTATTGATCTGCGAACAAATAGCCCAGATGGTTGGGTGGAGTTAG